From one Triticum urartu cultivar G1812 chromosome 3, Tu2.1, whole genome shotgun sequence genomic stretch:
- the LOC125542929 gene encoding uncharacterized protein LOC125542929 yields the protein MDSPLPQPRRRRPVVLIASCALILLATALLLPRAPAVPPLTPAVRLDPRVARRSGNEVLWQLPPGPPRAAVFVAPGCTIRATDFFDASPGCPRCAGLPEERRFTREALRRGYAVLAVSSRAECWSLDAASASGDGSELAAVGSVIEWWVKEQHPELGGLPLVGIGASSGGYFVSALAARVRFNSVAIVIAEGVFAAMEEIPPGYPPALFVHMPRDADRAQMVAASIDKLKSKHVDVREIQCDAFAVSAEFLAARIPGLTPTVADGLVDVLRHKSFLDEKGFLKNDGRSTPWKEAAEEAKILPEGFRLERHVTEELNIAYAYHEFTSLENEEIFKWFDSHMDHKI from the coding sequence ATGGACAGCCCCCTCCCGCAGCCGCGCAGGCGCAGGCCCGTCGTCCTGATCGCCTCCTGCGCGCTGATCCTCCTCGCCACCGCCCTCCTCCTCCCGCGCGCTCCCGCCGTCCCGCCGCTGACCCCGGCCGTCCGCCTCGACCCGCGGGTCGCGCGCAGGAGCGGCAACGAGGTGCTGTGGCAGCTGCCGCCGGgcccgccgcgcgccgccgtgTTCGTCGCCCCCGGGTGCACCATCCGCGCCACCGACTTCTTCGACGCCTCCCCCGGCTGCCCGCGCTGCGCGGGGCTCCCCGAGGAGCGCCGGTTCACGCGCGAGGCGCTCCGCCGAGGCTACGCCGTCCTCGCCGTGTCCAGCCGCGCCGAGTGCTGGTCCCTCGACGCCGCCTCCGCCTCTGGCGACGGCAGCGAGCTCGCCGCCGTCGGTTCCGTCATCGAATGGTGGGTCAAGGAGCAGCACCCCGAGCTCGGCGGCCTCCCGCTCGTCGGCATCGGCGCGTCGTCGGGCGGGTACTTCGTCTCCGCGCTGGCGGCGAGGGTCAGGTTCAACAGCGTCGCCATCGTGATTGCCGAGGGCGTGTTTGCCGCCATGGAGGAAATCCCGCCCGGCTACCCGCCGGCGCTGTTCGTGCACATGCCCAGGGACGCCGACAGGGCGCAGATGGTGGCGGCAAGCATAGACAAGCTCAAGTCAAAGCACGTTGATGTGCGGGAGATCCAGTGCGACGCCTTTGCCGTGAGTGCCGAGTTCTTGGCGGCGAGGATCCCGGGGTTGACTCCCACCGTCGCCGATGGCCTTGTGGACGTGCTTCGCCACAAGTCCTTCTTGGATGAGAAGGGGTTTCTGAAGAACGATGGGAGGAGCACACCGTggaaggaggcggcggaggaAGCCAAGATCCTGCCGGAGGGGTTCCGGCTGGAGAGGCATGTCACGGAGGAGTTGAATATTGCATATGCATACCATGAATTTACCAGCCTGGAGAATGAAGAGATCTTCAAATGGTTCGATTCCCATATGGATCACAAGATTTGA
- the LOC125542930 gene encoding protodermal factor 1-like: protein MGGKVLLISAVLVGLVSLSSCRSLGELHEQKTHYGGSPTPTHGSGGGYNPTPTPTYGTTPTPSYGTTPTPTYGTTPTPSYGTTPTPSYGTTPSTPSTPSHDVPASPKKHGFIGSCDYWKNHPDAIVAAIGSLGNIGKTFGAACSMIGGKKLGNMHDALSNTRTDGIGALIREGAAAYLNSIVNKKFPFTTQQVKDCIIVAVTSDGAASAQAGVFKKANEFHY from the exons ATGGGTGGCAAGGTTCTTCTGATCAGTGCCGTCTTGGTGGGGCTTGTTTCACTGAGCTCGTGCAGGAGCCTGGGAGAGTTGCATGAGCAGAAGACCCACT ATGGGGGCTCACCAACTCCCACGCATGGGTCAGGAGGAGGCTACAATCCGACACCGACACCAACTTACGGCACTACACCGACGCCATCTTACGGCACTACACCGACGCCAACTTACGGCACTACACCGACGCCATCTTACGGCACTACACCGACGCCATCTTACGGCACTACACCGAGCACCCCAAGTACACCTTCCCATGATGTCCCTGCAAGTCCAAAGAAGCATGGGTTCATTGGATCCTGCGA CTACTGGAAGAATCACCCAGATGCTATAGTTGCAGCTATTGGGTCCCTTGGCAACATCGGCAAGACATTTGGTGCTGCATGCAGTATGATAGGTGGCAAGAAGCTAGGAAATATGCATGATGCACTCTCAAACACTAGAACTGATGGTATTGGCGCCCTGATACGTGAGGGGGCAGCTGCATACCTCAACTCCATTGTGAACAAGAAGTTCCCATTTACCACCCAGCAGGTGAAGGACTGCATCATCGTGGCCGTGACCTCTGATGGTGCTGCTTCTGCCCAAGCTGGGGTCTTCAAGAAGGCAAATGAATTCCACTACTAA